The following are encoded together in the Panicum virgatum strain AP13 chromosome 6K, P.virgatum_v5, whole genome shotgun sequence genome:
- the LOC120639102 gene encoding dirigent protein 11-like — protein sequence MASYYAIVVLSLLVFSISAGHALDEQELKTTLYIKQNYAQDQRVVGTDTVVINWVIKDGPDAAANTIGHAEGLTTHANLATNFWVTIFDMVFEGGSLAGSTLKVMGLHGGMSTGQGQWSVMGGTGELTMARGIINYKITQEDGTSRTFEISICVFYTSKSTVPLLGGINIGLFP from the exons ATGGCCTCCTACTATGCAATAGTTGTGCTTTCCCTGCTAGTGTTTTCCATTTCTGCTGGTCATGCACTGGATGAGCAGGAGTTGAAAACAACCCTATACATAAAACAGAATTATGCCCAAGACCAAAGAGTTGTGGGAACTGACACCGTCGTCATTAATTGGGTCATAAAGGATGGGCCAGATGCTGCTGCGAATACCATCGGGCACGCAGAGGGCCTGACAACCCATGCAAATCTTGCCACGAATTTCTGGGTAACCATATTTGATATGGTGTTCGAGGGTGGAAG CCTAGCTGGATCAACACTAAAAGTGATGGGGCTTCATGGGGGGATGAGTACCGGACAAGGCCAGTGGAGTGTTATGGGGGGCACAGGAGAACTTACAATGGCACGAGGTATTATAAATTACAAAATAACCCAAGAAGATGGTACCAGCAGGACCTTTGAAATATCCATATGTGTGTTCTACACTTCAAAGTCTACTGTTCCG CTTTTGGGTGGTATTAATATTGGCCTATTTCCTTGA